One window of the Paenibacillus beijingensis genome contains the following:
- the nrdI gene encoding class Ib ribonucleoside-diphosphate reductase assembly flavoprotein NrdI produces the protein MLVAFDSRTGNVRKFVRKLNLPSVQIDESLKLDEPFVLITYTTGFGEVPPKVSKFLERNAAYLRGVSASGNRNWGTGFAKSADTLSQRYRVPIVCKFELSGTTRDVEHFMKEVEPLAAY, from the coding sequence GTGTTAGTCGCATTCGATTCCCGCACCGGCAACGTGCGCAAATTTGTCCGCAAGCTGAATCTGCCTTCCGTGCAGATCGACGAATCCTTGAAGCTGGACGAGCCGTTCGTGCTCATCACCTATACGACGGGATTCGGGGAAGTGCCCCCGAAGGTGAGCAAGTTTCTGGAACGCAACGCCGCTTATTTGCGGGGCGTGTCGGCGAGCGGCAACCGCAACTGGGGCACCGGCTTCGCCAAGAGCGCGGATACCCTCTCGCAGCGGTATCGTGTGCCGATCGTATGTAAATTCGAGCTGTCGGGAACGACGCGGGACGTGGAACATTTTATGAAAGAGGTGGAGCCCCTTGCGGCATATTGA
- a CDS encoding YhgE/Pip family protein: protein MRPLNVFFKDMKIVFTKPMLLVSFIAVAFIPVLYSGFLIESSWDPYGHLEKLPVAVVNLDKGAQYEGKALDVGNDFVTELKKNGDFKWNFVSAEAAQDGMENNKFYMTVTIPEDFSTKATTLMNKDPQQAEIIFEPNGEYNFIGGQIGNSAVKDLKAELSEQITAAYTRSMFDQIDDLAGGLKTASSGAGELSDGASKLEQGTAALKANLAKLADGTLQLKSGLASASGGAVTLHQGSASLVAGASGLSDGLQQLTAAERQLQSGAYSAAQAAAQLQAGLQSAADSGAKLSAGLQAAADGGAKLGDGLASSAAAGSQVADGAQSVAASLQQLVAAHPELAGDEQVKQLLAASRSVADSSAKLSAGQRQLLESGKSLQAGQQQLLQGGEALQAGHERLLQGAAKLSAGQRQLEGGLQQFGGKLSEAAAGGAKVAAGASRLSSGAEKLQSGLGALADGVSSVASGAGRLNSGAGELQSGAIKLVSGSGELAAKLGDAAEQTASVNTADNTVDMFAGPVKVTENDDRKVEQYGTGIAPYFISMALFVGALIFTTVVSARESYTPGASGMGRFASRTLTFVAMSAAQSVAADLILLYGLKLDVANVPMFILFTLAASLTFTLIVQAIVTWLDQPGRFLVVMLMILQLTSSGGTFPVELLPEWMQKLNPWLPMTHTIIGFKGAIASGDTNAAWGQIGTLAIYMAIFLALTFAYFISRGRGVRSEPELPIPA from the coding sequence ATGAGACCGCTGAATGTGTTTTTCAAAGATATGAAGATCGTCTTTACGAAGCCGATGCTGCTCGTCTCGTTTATCGCTGTCGCGTTTATCCCGGTCTTGTACAGCGGATTTCTAATCGAATCGTCGTGGGACCCTTACGGCCATCTGGAGAAGCTTCCCGTCGCCGTCGTTAACCTGGATAAGGGCGCTCAGTATGAAGGGAAGGCGCTGGACGTTGGGAACGATTTTGTGACGGAACTGAAAAAGAACGGAGATTTCAAGTGGAATTTCGTATCGGCGGAAGCAGCTCAAGATGGAATGGAGAACAATAAGTTCTATATGACGGTTACGATTCCCGAGGATTTTTCCACCAAAGCGACGACACTGATGAACAAGGACCCGCAGCAGGCGGAAATTATTTTCGAGCCGAACGGGGAGTACAATTTTATCGGCGGACAAATCGGCAACAGTGCCGTTAAGGATTTAAAAGCGGAGCTGTCCGAGCAGATTACGGCCGCTTACACCCGCAGCATGTTCGATCAGATCGATGATCTTGCCGGCGGGTTGAAAACCGCAAGCAGCGGAGCGGGGGAGCTAAGTGACGGCGCGAGCAAGCTGGAACAAGGAACGGCCGCGCTGAAAGCGAATCTGGCCAAGCTTGCGGACGGCACGCTTCAGCTCAAGAGCGGACTGGCGTCGGCCAGCGGTGGAGCGGTTACGCTTCATCAAGGAAGCGCTTCGCTTGTGGCGGGAGCGTCAGGCTTGTCGGACGGCCTGCAGCAGCTTACGGCCGCGGAACGGCAGCTGCAGAGCGGAGCGTACAGCGCCGCGCAGGCTGCGGCGCAGCTGCAGGCCGGCCTGCAGTCCGCGGCGGATAGCGGCGCGAAGCTGAGCGCCGGCCTGCAGGCGGCCGCCGACGGCGGCGCGAAGCTCGGCGACGGGCTCGCTTCCTCGGCCGCCGCCGGGTCGCAAGTTGCGGACGGCGCCCAGTCGGTGGCCGCAAGCCTGCAGCAGCTCGTTGCGGCCCATCCCGAGCTTGCCGGCGATGAGCAGGTGAAGCAGCTGCTTGCCGCCAGCCGCAGCGTTGCCGACAGCAGCGCGAAGCTGAGCGCCGGTCAGCGGCAGCTGCTGGAAAGCGGCAAGTCGCTGCAAGCGGGCCAGCAGCAGCTGCTGCAGGGCGGCGAGGCGCTGCAAGCGGGCCACGAGCGGCTGCTGCAGGGCGCTGCGAAGCTGAGCGCAGGCCAGCGGCAGCTCGAAGGCGGGCTGCAGCAGTTTGGCGGCAAGCTGTCCGAAGCGGCCGCCGGAGGCGCGAAGGTCGCCGCCGGGGCAAGTCGGCTCAGCAGCGGCGCAGAAAAGCTGCAAAGCGGTCTTGGAGCGCTGGCGGACGGTGTGAGCTCGGTTGCGAGCGGAGCAGGCCGTCTGAACAGCGGCGCCGGCGAGCTGCAGTCGGGCGCAATCAAGCTGGTCAGCGGATCCGGCGAGCTGGCGGCAAAGCTCGGCGACGCCGCCGAACAGACCGCCAGCGTGAATACGGCCGACAATACGGTCGATATGTTCGCCGGACCTGTTAAAGTGACGGAAAACGACGACCGCAAAGTGGAGCAGTACGGAACGGGCATTGCCCCGTACTTTATTTCGATGGCGCTGTTCGTCGGAGCACTGATCTTCACGACGGTGGTCTCCGCGCGGGAATCCTATACGCCGGGAGCGTCCGGGATGGGCCGCTTTGCGAGCAGGACGCTGACGTTCGTCGCAATGAGCGCAGCGCAATCGGTGGCCGCGGATTTAATTTTGCTGTACGGCTTGAAGCTGGACGTGGCCAATGTTCCGATGTTCATCCTGTTCACACTGGCCGCAAGCCTGACCTTCACGCTGATCGTGCAGGCGATCGTCACATGGCTGGATCAGCCGGGCCGGTTTCTGGTCGTCATGCTGATGATATTGCAGCTGACGAGCAGCGGCGGCACGTTCCCCGTCGAGCTGCTGCCGGAATGGATGCAAAAGCTAAATCCATGGCTCCCGATGACCCATACCATTATCGGCTTCAAGGGGGCTATTGCGAGCGGCGACACGAATGCCGCCTGGGGACAAATCGGCACGCTCGCAATTTATATGGCTATCTTCCTTGCGCTGACGTTTGCTTACTTCATCAGCCGCGGACGCGGTGTGAGGTCTGAGCCCGAGCTGCCAATCCCGGCATAA
- the nrdE gene encoding class 1b ribonucleoside-diphosphate reductase subunit alpha, with amino-acid sequence MRHIELNNELMQRGADGFFRLEKDREAVAAFMEEVRAKSVSFASHREKIDYLVQGDYYEDVYNRYSPEDAVSVFELTHGMEFTFPSYMAASKFYTDYAMKSNDRSQYLEHYPDRVAIVALHLGQGDTQLAKSLAVSMMEQRLQPATPTFLNAGKSRRGEMVSCFLLEMDDSLNSINYCLSTCMQLSKIGGGVAVNLSKLRGRGEPIKGVEGAAKGIMPVLKLMEDAFSYADQMGQRKGSGAAYYNIFGWDVMEFLDSKKINADEKSRLKTLSIGLIVPDKFYKLAENNQPLTVFAPFSVYKEYGIHLDDMNLDEMYEELLANDKVVRKVVMSARDMLVKIATIQLESGYPYIMNKSNANAGHALKDIGSVKMSNLCTEIYQLQETSEIGDFGQPSTIRRDISCNLASLNITNVMEHGKIRETVHEGIAALTAVSDMTRVSNAPGVVKANEEMHSVGLGAMNLHGYLTKNKIAYESAEAKDFARTFFMMLNYYSLDKSADIAQAKNKRFRDYERSEYAKGTYFDRYIETDYRPQTERVKELFAGMDIPSPQDWASLKEKVARQGLYHAYRLAIAPTQSISYVQNATSSVMPIVEQIETRTYANSTTYYPMPYLSQDNFFYYKSAYQMDQFKVIDLIAEIQSHVDQGISTVLHVNSNVTTRELARYYLYAAKKGLKSLYYTRTNHLSVEECISCAV; translated from the coding sequence TTGCGGCATATTGAGCTTAACAACGAATTGATGCAAAGAGGCGCGGACGGATTTTTCCGGCTGGAGAAGGACCGGGAAGCCGTCGCGGCTTTTATGGAAGAAGTGCGGGCGAAGAGCGTAAGCTTTGCCTCCCATAGAGAAAAAATCGACTACCTCGTTCAAGGCGACTACTACGAGGATGTGTACAACCGTTATTCCCCCGAGGATGCGGTATCGGTGTTCGAGCTGACACACGGGATGGAATTCACGTTCCCGTCGTATATGGCGGCGTCGAAGTTTTACACCGACTATGCGATGAAGAGCAACGACCGCTCGCAATATTTGGAGCACTATCCCGACCGGGTGGCGATCGTGGCGCTGCATCTGGGACAGGGCGACACGCAGCTTGCGAAGTCGCTGGCCGTCTCCATGATGGAGCAGCGGCTGCAGCCGGCGACGCCGACTTTCCTGAACGCGGGCAAGAGCCGCCGCGGCGAGATGGTGTCCTGCTTCCTGCTGGAGATGGACGACTCGCTCAATTCGATCAACTACTGCCTTTCCACTTGTATGCAGCTGTCGAAAATCGGCGGCGGCGTCGCCGTCAACCTGTCGAAACTGCGCGGGCGCGGAGAGCCGATCAAGGGCGTCGAAGGCGCGGCCAAAGGCATTATGCCGGTGCTGAAGCTGATGGAGGACGCGTTCTCCTACGCCGACCAGATGGGCCAGCGTAAAGGTTCCGGCGCAGCGTATTACAACATTTTCGGATGGGACGTCATGGAGTTTCTCGACAGCAAGAAGATCAACGCCGACGAGAAGAGTCGCCTGAAGACGCTGTCGATCGGCCTGATCGTACCGGACAAGTTCTATAAGCTTGCGGAGAACAACCAGCCGCTGACCGTGTTTGCGCCGTTCTCGGTGTACAAGGAATACGGCATCCACCTCGACGATATGAACCTGGATGAAATGTACGAGGAACTGCTCGCCAACGACAAGGTCGTCCGCAAAGTCGTCATGAGCGCGCGCGACATGCTCGTGAAGATTGCGACGATCCAGCTCGAGTCCGGCTATCCGTACATTATGAATAAATCGAACGCGAATGCCGGCCATGCGCTGAAGGATATCGGTTCGGTCAAAATGTCCAACCTGTGCACGGAAATTTACCAGCTGCAGGAAACGTCGGAGATCGGCGATTTCGGCCAGCCGAGCACGATCCGCCGCGACATCAGCTGCAACCTGGCGTCGCTGAACATTACGAACGTGATGGAGCACGGCAAAATCCGCGAGACCGTTCACGAAGGCATCGCCGCGCTGACGGCCGTCAGCGATATGACCCGCGTCTCCAACGCTCCGGGCGTCGTGAAGGCGAACGAGGAAATGCACTCCGTCGGACTCGGCGCGATGAACCTGCACGGATATTTGACGAAAAACAAAATCGCTTATGAAAGCGCGGAAGCGAAAGATTTTGCCCGGACGTTCTTCATGATGCTGAACTATTACTCGCTCGACAAGAGCGCGGATATCGCCCAGGCGAAAAACAAGCGGTTCCGCGATTACGAGCGCTCGGAATACGCCAAAGGCACCTATTTCGACCGTTATATCGAGACCGATTACCGGCCGCAGACGGAGCGGGTGAAGGAACTGTTTGCCGGGATGGACATTCCGTCTCCGCAGGACTGGGCCTCTTTGAAGGAGAAAGTCGCCCGCCAGGGACTGTATCATGCGTACCGTCTCGCAATCGCGCCGACGCAGAGCATCTCCTATGTGCAAAATGCGACGTCGAGCGTGATGCCGATCGTCGAGCAGATCGAGACACGCACGTACGCGAACTCGACGACGTATTATCCGATGCCGTATTTGTCGCAGGACAATTTCTTCTATTATAAATCGGCCTATCAGATGGACCAGTTCAAGGTGATCGACCTGATCGCCGAAATTCAGAGCCACGTGGACCAAGGCATCTCCACCGTGCTGCACGTGAACAGCAACGTAACGACCCGTGAGCTCGCCCGCTACTATTTGTACGCAGCCAAAAAAGGGCTGAAGTCGCTTTACTACACGCGCACGAACCACCTCAGCGTGGAAGAGTGCATCAGCTGCGCGGTATAG
- a CDS encoding styrene monooxygenase/indole monooxygenase family protein: MDATGKAGPLAPFPIDKELSPLQTPQRKCIVGYFNGVAPVSPEGVSITVLPGIGEMFEIPALTERGPVTILFIEAVPGGELDAFKGVKTESDFQERMLGLIRRYFPDIESRIDQDRFGPADERAILQTAITPVIYRPYTSVNGTLIVGCGDSVFLNDPITGQGCNTASYCAERLAQTLKDYRDLEWDQRIGEEYWSRTRPYVKAVTAWTNAMMGPLPVHIGERLMQAAADQTSADEVARWFEDPLQAYEAFFHHER; encoded by the coding sequence ATCGATGCGACCGGTAAAGCGGGCCCTCTGGCGCCGTTTCCCATTGATAAAGAGCTCTCTCCGCTTCAAACCCCGCAAAGAAAATGCATCGTCGGTTATTTTAACGGGGTCGCGCCCGTTTCGCCTGAAGGAGTTTCGATTACGGTGCTGCCCGGAATTGGCGAAATGTTTGAAATTCCCGCGCTGACCGAACGGGGACCCGTTACCATTCTGTTTATTGAAGCCGTTCCCGGAGGGGAATTGGATGCGTTCAAAGGAGTCAAGACCGAATCGGACTTTCAGGAACGTATGCTAGGCTTGATCCGCCGGTACTTTCCGGATATCGAGAGCCGAATCGACCAGGACCGTTTTGGACCCGCAGATGAGCGGGCCATCCTCCAGACGGCCATTACGCCTGTCATTTACAGGCCTTATACGTCCGTCAACGGAACATTGATCGTCGGCTGCGGGGACAGCGTATTCCTCAATGATCCGATTACCGGACAAGGTTGCAATACGGCGTCATACTGTGCGGAGCGGCTGGCTCAGACGCTTAAGGACTATCGGGATCTTGAATGGGACCAGCGGATTGGCGAAGAATACTGGAGCCGGACAAGACCTTATGTTAAGGCGGTAACGGCCTGGACGAACGCCATGATGGGGCCGCTGCCGGTACACATCGGGGAGCGGTTGATGCAAGCGGCTGCCGACCAGACGAGCGCGGACGAAGTCGCCCGGTGGTTCGAAGATCCGCTGCAGGCGTACGAGGCTTTTTTTCATCATGAACGATAG
- the msrB gene encoding peptide-methionine (R)-S-oxide reductase MsrB — protein MMAQTNEQLATFAGGCFWCMVSPFEEMPGIIKVVSGYTGGHTVNPTYEEVCSHKTGHTEAVQITFNPDVFPYRKLLDIFWQQIDPTDAGGQFHDRGDSYRTGIFYHNEEQRKLAEESKRELAESGRFDKPIVTEITAAGPFYPAEDYHQDYHKTNPFRYKMYRKGSGRDAFIAKHWTMKKNEDDLRARLTPIQFEVTQNNATERPFTGEYWDHTEDGIYVDVVSGEPLFSSKDKYDAGCGWPSFTKPINKADVTEHTDSSHFMIRTEVRSRQGDSHLGHVFDDGPEPTGLRYCINSASLKFIPKDKLEEEGYGEYAGLFR, from the coding sequence ATGATGGCGCAAACAAACGAGCAGCTTGCGACGTTCGCGGGCGGATGCTTCTGGTGCATGGTTTCACCGTTTGAGGAAATGCCGGGCATCATCAAAGTGGTATCCGGATATACGGGCGGCCATACGGTTAACCCGACCTACGAGGAAGTGTGCTCGCACAAGACGGGCCACACCGAAGCGGTGCAGATTACGTTTAATCCGGATGTGTTTCCTTACCGGAAGCTGCTGGACATATTTTGGCAGCAGATCGACCCGACCGACGCGGGGGGACAGTTCCACGACCGCGGCGACTCGTACCGGACGGGCATTTTCTACCATAACGAGGAACAGCGCAAGCTGGCGGAAGAATCCAAGCGGGAGCTTGCGGAGAGCGGCCGCTTCGACAAGCCGATTGTAACCGAGATTACGGCTGCGGGTCCTTTTTACCCGGCGGAAGATTACCACCAAGACTATCATAAAACGAACCCGTTCAGATATAAAATGTACCGGAAAGGGTCGGGACGCGACGCGTTTATCGCGAAGCATTGGACGATGAAGAAGAACGAGGACGACTTGCGCGCGCGTCTGACGCCGATCCAGTTCGAAGTGACGCAGAACAACGCGACGGAGCGTCCGTTCACGGGCGAATATTGGGACCATACCGAAGACGGCATTTACGTCGACGTCGTATCGGGCGAGCCGCTGTTCAGCTCCAAGGACAAGTACGACGCGGGCTGCGGCTGGCCGAGCTTCACGAAGCCGATCAACAAGGCGGACGTGACGGAGCACACGGACTCGAGCCACTTTATGATCCGCACGGAAGTGCGCAGCCGCCAAGGCGATTCCCACCTCGGCCACGTCTTCGACGACGGTCCGGAGCCGACGGGACTGCGCTACTGCATCAATTCGGCCTCGCTCAAGTTTATTCCGAAGGATAAGCTGGAGGAAGAAGGATACGGCGAGTACGCCGGCTTGTTCCGGTAA
- a CDS encoding TetR/AcrR family transcriptional regulator has translation MDRKIEIIKAAAKSFALFGYKATTMDQVARIAKVGKGTIYTFFENKEQLFDEIIRNFTEELLQVAEAAIRKNDPFADNLYRCLLDVMEFRSKHDLIVQLSHEAREIGTESVVKAMRHTEEALLLFVKDKVQEAVEAGELKRCDPEVTAYVLIKLFIALVVEWPSHREPLSKEHIMELFGLYFMNGVSAK, from the coding sequence ATGGACCGGAAAATTGAAATTATAAAAGCTGCGGCAAAATCGTTTGCCCTGTTCGGCTATAAAGCGACAACGATGGACCAGGTGGCCCGGATCGCAAAGGTGGGCAAAGGTACCATTTATACGTTTTTTGAAAATAAAGAGCAGCTCTTCGATGAAATTATACGCAATTTCACAGAGGAGCTGCTTCAGGTAGCCGAAGCGGCTATTCGCAAAAATGATCCGTTCGCCGACAATTTGTACCGCTGTCTGCTCGATGTCATGGAGTTCCGCAGCAAGCACGACCTGATCGTGCAGCTCTCGCACGAAGCGAGAGAGATCGGTACGGAATCGGTCGTTAAAGCGATGCGTCACACCGAAGAAGCACTGCTGCTTTTTGTAAAGGATAAAGTGCAGGAAGCGGTCGAAGCGGGCGAGCTGAAGCGCTGCGATCCCGAGGTGACGGCCTATGTTCTGATCAAGCTGTTTATCGCGCTTGTCGTGGAATGGCCCAGCCACCGCGAGCCGCTCTCCAAGGAACATATTATGGAGCTGTTCGGCCTGTATTTTATGAACGGCGTTTCGGCTAAGTAA
- a CDS encoding MFS transporter — MMLLTVFIGYLVFGFSENSKGPAIPRMQTDLGFDELQLGMLLAFNSLGYLAACSFTGLLTRRFGIRFTTLLAFGAMALSGVFIYLSYNYTTLAAAYFFLYLGNGALEIALSVLSARIFVRNTGMMMNLAHFFYGLSSIVAPIFASVLMDARPFGPALGWGGMYLIMMSLSLIPMIPTALSSFPGDDVKEAARSMTFKQYGQDPAAWLIVAILSLGVTAEMAFGGWLPNFMEKAYGWSGTASSGMLAAFFLCFTLSRLVLGPITDRLGLIRSLVVFSLFSGLCTLAAVVLGEQGAWLFMAAGAGIAPIYPTTMAYLAKRYAGSSDTAITFTVIMLGITGVIGNLLIGVITDAFKRLFAGFGGADIGLIRGLQAGFVFVALCALFCSLSAMLLQRHLQRRGEEV; from the coding sequence ATGATGCTGCTTACGGTGTTCATCGGTTATCTCGTATTCGGTTTTTCCGAAAACAGCAAAGGTCCGGCCATTCCCCGCATGCAGACCGATCTTGGCTTCGATGAGCTGCAGCTCGGCATGCTGCTCGCGTTCAATTCGCTCGGCTATTTGGCCGCCTGCAGCTTTACCGGGCTGCTGACGCGCCGGTTCGGGATCCGCTTCACGACGCTGCTGGCGTTCGGCGCGATGGCATTATCCGGCGTATTCATCTATTTATCCTACAATTACACGACGCTGGCCGCAGCCTATTTCTTTCTTTACTTGGGCAACGGAGCGCTGGAGATCGCCCTGTCGGTGCTCAGCGCGCGCATTTTCGTCCGCAACACCGGCATGATGATGAACCTGGCCCACTTCTTCTACGGGCTGAGCTCCATTGTCGCCCCCATCTTCGCATCGGTGCTGATGGATGCGCGTCCTTTCGGGCCGGCGCTCGGGTGGGGCGGCATGTACCTCATCATGATGTCGCTTTCGCTTATACCGATGATTCCGACCGCGCTGTCCTCTTTCCCGGGGGATGATGTCAAAGAGGCCGCCCGGAGCATGACGTTCAAACAATATGGACAAGATCCGGCAGCCTGGCTAATTGTCGCAATCCTCTCGCTCGGCGTAACGGCCGAAATGGCTTTCGGAGGCTGGCTGCCCAATTTTATGGAAAAAGCGTACGGCTGGAGCGGTACCGCTTCTTCCGGCATGCTGGCGGCTTTTTTTCTCTGCTTTACGCTCTCGCGGCTTGTGCTGGGGCCGATTACCGACCGTCTCGGACTGATCCGGTCTCTTGTCGTCTTTTCGCTCTTCTCGGGTTTGTGTACGCTGGCCGCAGTCGTGCTGGGAGAACAAGGAGCGTGGCTGTTTATGGCTGCGGGCGCCGGCATCGCTCCCATTTATCCGACGACGATGGCTTATTTGGCCAAGCGTTACGCCGGCAGCAGCGATACGGCGATCACCTTTACCGTCATCATGCTCGGAATCACCGGCGTGATCGGCAATCTTCTGATCGGCGTCATTACCGACGCCTTCAAACGGCTGTTTGCCGGCTTCGGAGGCGCGGACATCGGCCTGATACGCGGTTTGCAGGCCGGATTTGTATTCGTCGCGCTGTGCGCCCTGTTCTGCTCGCTGTCGGCGATGCTGCTGCAGCGCCATTTGCAGCGGCGCGGCGAAGAGGTGTAG
- the nrdF gene encoding class 1b ribonucleoside-diphosphate reductase subunit beta, translating into MKERIMMMEALKTALEESLEVDGQSAQAANKAVGGKPAKAVNWNRPDDDFTATFWSQNLMQFWTDEEIPLSDDKMSWMYLSDAERELYMKVLGGLTLLDTVQGGVGMPKIMEHVDGLQRKAVLGFMGMMEQIHAKSYSSIFTTLATTEEIDAVFKWVELHPLLQKKADVISRYYRSIQTPRDLYMAMAASVLLESYLFYSGFFYPLYLAGQGKMTSSGEIIDLILRDESIHGLYVGVLAQELHASLDEAEQEDTIRELQELLQLLHANEELYTEELYDAIGLTDEVKVFVRYNANKAFMNLGQEPPFPEEDVNPIVFNGISTRTKQHDFFSKKGNGYVRTLNVQPLRDEDFTFDF; encoded by the coding sequence ATGAAGGAGCGAATAATGATGATGGAAGCGTTGAAAACAGCCTTGGAGGAGTCCCTCGAAGTGGACGGGCAATCCGCTCAGGCGGCGAACAAAGCAGTGGGAGGCAAGCCGGCGAAGGCCGTCAACTGGAACCGTCCCGACGACGATTTTACGGCGACGTTTTGGAGTCAGAACTTGATGCAGTTCTGGACCGATGAGGAGATTCCGCTCTCCGACGACAAAATGTCGTGGATGTATCTCAGCGACGCGGAACGCGAGCTGTATATGAAGGTGCTGGGCGGCTTGACGCTGCTCGACACCGTTCAGGGCGGCGTCGGCATGCCGAAAATTATGGAGCATGTGGACGGCCTGCAGCGCAAGGCGGTACTCGGATTCATGGGCATGATGGAACAAATTCATGCGAAGTCGTACAGCAGCATCTTTACGACGCTGGCGACGACGGAAGAGATCGACGCCGTGTTCAAGTGGGTGGAGCTGCACCCACTGCTGCAAAAGAAAGCGGACGTCATCTCGCGCTATTACCGCAGCATCCAGACGCCGCGCGACCTGTATATGGCGATGGCCGCGTCGGTGCTGCTGGAAAGCTACCTGTTTTACAGCGGGTTTTTCTACCCGCTTTATTTGGCCGGCCAAGGCAAAATGACGAGCAGCGGCGAAATCATCGACCTTATTTTGCGCGACGAGAGCATTCACGGTCTTTATGTCGGCGTGCTGGCGCAGGAACTGCACGCATCGCTCGATGAAGCCGAGCAGGAAGACACGATCCGCGAGCTGCAGGAGCTGCTGCAGCTGCTGCACGCGAACGAAGAGCTGTACACCGAGGAGCTGTACGACGCGATCGGGCTGACCGATGAGGTGAAGGTATTTGTCCGCTACAATGCGAACAAGGCATTCATGAATCTCGGACAGGAGCCGCCGTTCCCGGAAGAAGACGTGAACCCGATCGTGTTCAACGGCATCAGCACCCGCACGAAGCAGCACGACTTTTTCTCCAAGAAGGGCAACGGCTACGTTCGCACGCTGAACGTCCAGCCGCTGCGCGACGAAGATTTTACGTTTGATTTTTAA
- a CDS encoding nucleoside hydrolase: MTVKMILDVDTGIDDALAVAYAAASPEIDLLGITVSYGMAPVDYTFRNTSVILESLKHNIPVYKGADKPLRRAKEYGGEFHGMDGLGETLGEITSVPDYGKSAVDFIIEQAHLHKQDLTIVTTGPLTNLAQAIVKDPAIVDMVGRVVTMGGAVMTPGNASKFAEANIIIDPEAAELVFKTELPITLVSLDVTRKTLLTAEDVLRWREKGTEVGAFFADFTEFYLKEYKKYHPYLKGCALHDPLAVGVAKNPALVRTIPMFIKVDLEEDALGRTTEDLYRTHPNEPTSHICIQVEAEQFMDDFFGLVEKSMGE, translated from the coding sequence ATGACGGTTAAAATGATTTTGGATGTGGATACCGGGATCGACGATGCGCTGGCAGTCGCGTATGCGGCAGCTTCGCCGGAAATCGATTTGCTTGGCATAACGGTCTCTTACGGGATGGCCCCGGTAGATTATACGTTTCGCAACACAAGCGTCATTCTTGAGTCGCTGAAACATAACATACCGGTCTATAAAGGAGCGGACAAGCCGCTTCGGCGTGCAAAAGAATATGGCGGCGAGTTTCACGGCATGGACGGCTTGGGCGAAACGCTTGGCGAAATAACGTCCGTTCCCGATTATGGAAAAAGCGCAGTTGATTTTATAATCGAACAGGCGCACCTTCACAAGCAGGATTTAACGATCGTCACAACAGGTCCTCTTACTAATCTCGCACAAGCGATCGTTAAAGATCCGGCTATCGTAGACATGGTCGGCCGCGTGGTGACCATGGGCGGCGCTGTCATGACTCCGGGAAATGCAAGCAAATTCGCGGAAGCGAATATTATCATCGACCCGGAAGCCGCCGAACTCGTGTTCAAAACGGAACTTCCGATTACGCTGGTCAGCCTCGATGTTACCCGCAAAACATTGCTGACCGCCGAAGACGTGCTGCGCTGGAGAGAGAAGGGAACCGAAGTCGGAGCCTTTTTCGCGGACTTTACCGAGTTTTATTTAAAGGAGTACAAAAAATACCATCCGTACTTGAAAGGCTGCGCCCTTCACGACCCATTAGCGGTAGGCGTCGCCAAAAATCCCGCATTGGTCCGTACAATTCCGATGTTCATTAAAGTGGATCTGGAAGAGGATGCACTAGGAAGAACAACGGAAGACTTGTACCGGACGCACCCGAATGAGCCAACCTCCCACATCTGCATTCAGGTAGAGGCGGAGCAATTTATGGACGATTTTTTCGGGCTGGTCGAGAAGTCAATGGGAGAGTGA